Proteins from a single region of Bremerella sp. JC817:
- a CDS encoding MotA/TolQ/ExbB proton channel family protein encodes MLRRPHAYSLSFCVATVALMLGVFLSTQSVTAQDAGGDAAPAAEAPAADAPAAAPAAGNDPAPPEAKSLFAWVFEALSYYFWIFMCISIIFVALLVMNIMNARRENVVPLALVESFEACLEENQVQEAYDMAKEDESFLGKVLSAGLEKVSLGYDKAIEAMQEVGEEENMKLDHRLSYLALIGTLSPMIGLFGTVDGMIRSFSVIAQSGSTPEASKLANGISTALFTTLVGLALAIPAIAAYNILRNRVDRLALEVGITSEGLMSRFQNVGK; translated from the coding sequence ATGTTGCGTCGACCTCATGCCTATTCCCTTTCCTTCTGCGTGGCCACCGTCGCATTGATGCTGGGTGTTTTTCTTTCCACGCAGTCGGTTACCGCCCAGGACGCAGGCGGAGACGCTGCTCCAGCAGCCGAGGCCCCTGCGGCAGACGCTCCGGCTGCTGCTCCGGCCGCCGGCAACGATCCTGCCCCACCAGAAGCCAAGAGCCTGTTCGCTTGGGTCTTCGAGGCCTTGAGCTATTACTTCTGGATCTTCATGTGCATCTCGATCATCTTCGTCGCCCTGTTGGTGATGAACATCATGAATGCCCGCCGCGAAAACGTCGTGCCGCTGGCATTGGTCGAAAGCTTTGAAGCCTGCCTGGAAGAAAACCAGGTCCAGGAAGCCTACGACATGGCCAAGGAAGACGAATCGTTCCTCGGCAAGGTGCTGTCGGCTGGCCTCGAAAAGGTTTCGCTCGGCTACGACAAGGCGATCGAAGCAATGCAGGAAGTGGGCGAAGAAGAGAACATGAAGCTCGATCACCGTTTGAGCTACCTCGCCCTCATCGGCACGCTGAGCCCAATGATCGGCCTGTTCGGCACGGTCGACGGTATGATTCGCTCGTTTAGCGTGATCGCCCAAAGTGGTTCGACTCCGGAAGCCTCGAAGCTGGCCAATGGTATTTCGACCGCTTTGTTCACCACGCTGGTCGGTCTGGCTTTGGCCATTCCAGCGATCGCCGCTTACAACATCCTTCGCAACCGAGTTGACCGTCTGGCCCTGGAAGTCGGTATCACCAGCGAAGGCCTGATGAGCCGTTTCCAAAACGTCGGCAAGTAA
- a CDS encoding biopolymer transporter ExbD yields the protein MKIHKKKREMLEGDLTPMIDMTFQLIAFFMVLINFTQADQNKEIKLPESELAKPPEVPFENAITLQIYKNGNVYFDGNDFTLDSLRPRLVVEKQIADEFKGKDGGAQNVTVIIRGDSFVETGKVQETIKLCQDVGFEKFALRAKEKVPY from the coding sequence ATGAAGATCCATAAGAAAAAGCGGGAGATGCTCGAGGGGGACCTGACCCCGATGATCGACATGACGTTCCAGTTGATCGCCTTCTTTATGGTGCTGATCAACTTTACGCAGGCCGATCAAAACAAAGAGATTAAGCTCCCCGAAAGCGAACTCGCCAAGCCGCCGGAAGTACCGTTCGAGAACGCGATCACGTTGCAGATCTATAAGAATGGCAACGTGTATTTCGACGGCAACGACTTCACGCTCGATAGCCTGCGTCCGCGTCTGGTGGTCGAGAAGCAGATTGCGGACGAGTTCAAAGGGAAAGATGGCGGTGCCCAAAACGTGACCGTCATCATTCGTGGCGACTCGTTCGTCGAGACTGGCAAAGTGCAAGAGACCATCAAGCTTTGTCAGGATGTCGGCTTCGAGAAGTTCGCTTTGCGTGCCAAGGAAAAAGTCCCCTACTAA
- a CDS encoding biopolymer transporter ExbD, giving the protein MKLRKNEVHGREKIDVPMTPMIDIVFQLLVFFIMTFKIVAMEGDFNINMPQAAQGAPSTSLQVPLKLKLRAGPNGALQSVALNNTTFDGNVQEKFAQLQDAIVQQIGVSDGPSSAQEESEIEIDADFQLHYHYVIRAITAVTGRVDPKTGEVQKLVEKIKFAPGAGA; this is encoded by the coding sequence ATGAAACTTCGCAAGAACGAAGTCCACGGACGAGAAAAGATCGATGTGCCGATGACACCGATGATCGACATCGTGTTTCAGCTCCTCGTCTTTTTCATCATGACGTTCAAAATCGTCGCGATGGAAGGTGACTTCAACATCAACATGCCGCAAGCGGCCCAAGGGGCACCTAGCACTAGTTTGCAGGTCCCTTTGAAACTGAAACTTCGCGCAGGCCCGAATGGTGCGTTGCAATCGGTGGCGTTGAACAACACCACCTTCGATGGCAACGTGCAGGAAAAGTTCGCCCAGTTGCAGGATGCCATCGTCCAGCAAATCGGCGTTTCCGACGGCCCTAGCTCGGCCCAGGAAGAATCGGAAATCGAAATCGATGCTGACTTCCAGTTGCATTATCACTATGTGATTCGTGCCATCACCGCGGTGACTGGCCGAGTCGACCCGAAGACTGGCGAAGTCCAGAAACTGGTCGAGAAGATCAAGTTCGCTCCCGGTGCCGGTGCTTAG
- the xerD gene encoding site-specific tyrosine recombinase XerD encodes MKRKLKLKLKRPLPQPQGERTERLIASMVTYLTTECHLSNNTIQAYTRDLRRFRTWVGPKNPTTLTIAELSDYVAWLHDQNLAPASVARHIISLKVFFRYLQLEGVMQDNLAELLGCQKLWQKIPSVIPPYQIDNFLTAPWSEDPYWRRDRAILEVLYACGCRASEIAGLNASDIHLEEQFCRLHGKGNKQRLVPLGEKAVAACELYLKEERPKLAKRGFGSPAFFLTRTGRPLRREAIWEMVKKYALRAGIDPNVSPHTLRHSFATHLLAGGADLRQVQELLGHASIATTQIYTHVDQTRLKKVHAAFHPRA; translated from the coding sequence ATGAAACGAAAATTAAAGCTCAAACTCAAGCGACCGCTCCCTCAGCCTCAGGGGGAGCGAACCGAGCGGTTGATTGCGTCGATGGTCACTTATTTGACGACCGAATGTCACCTCTCGAATAACACCATCCAGGCTTATACGCGAGATCTTCGACGATTTCGGACATGGGTCGGCCCCAAAAATCCGACAACGCTGACCATCGCGGAACTCTCGGACTATGTTGCCTGGCTGCACGATCAAAACCTGGCCCCCGCTTCGGTGGCCCGGCATATCATCTCGCTGAAGGTCTTCTTCCGCTATCTGCAGTTGGAAGGGGTGATGCAAGACAACCTGGCCGAACTGCTAGGTTGCCAGAAGCTGTGGCAGAAGATTCCTTCCGTCATCCCGCCTTACCAGATCGACAATTTCCTGACCGCTCCGTGGAGTGAAGATCCTTACTGGCGACGCGATCGAGCGATTCTGGAAGTGTTGTACGCGTGCGGCTGCCGTGCGTCAGAGATCGCTGGACTGAATGCCAGCGACATACATCTGGAAGAGCAGTTCTGTCGGCTGCATGGAAAAGGGAACAAGCAGCGGCTGGTTCCGCTGGGTGAAAAAGCGGTTGCCGCGTGCGAACTCTATTTAAAAGAAGAGCGTCCCAAACTGGCCAAACGAGGCTTTGGTTCGCCGGCGTTCTTTCTGACTCGCACTGGACGACCTCTTCGCCGCGAGGCGATTTGGGAGATGGTCAAAAAGTACGCGCTGCGAGCCGGAATCGATCCGAATGTCAGCCCGCATACCTTGCGGCATAGCTTCGCCACGCATCTGCTGGCGGGAGGAGCCGATCTTCGGCAGGTCCAAGAGTTACTGGGGCATGCCAGTATAGCGACCACGCAGATTTACACGCACGTCGACCAGACGCGCCTAAAAAAAGTTCACGCCGCGTTTCATCCGCGAGCGTGA
- the galE gene encoding UDP-glucose 4-epimerase GalE, giving the protein MRVLVVGGAGYIGSHTARKLAATGHDVVVYDNLSAGHRDAVSKLPLVEGDLLETDRLTATMQQHKIEAVIHFAAFALVGESVTNPAKYYQNNITGTLSLLDAMRAADVPRIVFSSTCATYGIPASSPIDESFPQSPVNPYGFTKLAIEHALQDYAHAYGMSFAALRYFNAAGASPDGDIGEDHTPESHLIPLVLQVALGQRKSISIFGDDYPTPDKTCIRDYIHVDDLADAHLAAMEQITPGNCLKLNLGTGRGVSVLEIIDACRDVTGHEIPTEMAPRREGDPPALVANPTQAHTILGWQPQYLDVRETIETAWRWHQSHPHGYAK; this is encoded by the coding sequence ATGCGAGTGCTAGTGGTTGGTGGAGCGGGCTACATTGGATCCCACACGGCCCGAAAATTGGCCGCAACCGGGCACGACGTCGTCGTCTACGACAATCTCTCGGCTGGCCATCGCGATGCCGTCTCGAAGCTTCCCCTGGTCGAAGGAGACCTCCTCGAAACGGACCGACTGACCGCGACCATGCAGCAGCACAAGATCGAAGCGGTCATCCACTTCGCCGCGTTCGCCCTGGTCGGCGAATCGGTCACCAATCCGGCGAAGTACTATCAGAACAATATCACTGGAACGCTCAGTCTGCTGGATGCCATGCGAGCGGCCGATGTGCCGCGGATTGTCTTTTCCAGCACCTGCGCGACGTATGGCATTCCCGCTTCGTCCCCGATCGATGAATCGTTCCCTCAGAGTCCGGTCAATCCTTATGGGTTCACGAAGCTCGCGATCGAGCACGCTTTGCAAGACTACGCCCATGCCTATGGCATGTCGTTCGCTGCCCTGCGATACTTCAACGCCGCCGGGGCTTCCCCGGATGGAGATATTGGCGAAGACCACACGCCCGAGTCACACTTGATTCCGCTGGTGCTGCAGGTTGCCTTAGGTCAGCGAAAATCGATCAGCATCTTCGGCGACGATTACCCCACCCCCGATAAGACCTGTATCCGCGACTACATCCATGTCGACGATCTCGCCGATGCGCACCTGGCGGCCATGGAGCAGATCACCCCAGGGAATTGCCTGAAACTGAACCTCGGCACCGGACGTGGTGTGAGCGTGCTGGAGATCATTGACGCGTGTCGCGATGTCACAGGGCACGAAATTCCAACCGAAATGGCGCCTCGACGCGAGGGGGATCCCCCTGCCCTGGTAGCCAATCCCACGCAAGCCCATACAATTCTCGGTTGGCAACCGCAGTACTTGGACGTTCGCGAGACGATTGAAACTGCCTGGCGTTGGCATCAGTCTCACCCCCATGGATACGCAAAATAA
- a CDS encoding 1-acyl-sn-glycerol-3-phosphate acyltransferase yields the protein MQNIIIEKPYQFVPPHRGTWWPAIIQRFNLYGIYLRKYEGVASYEVRYPERLKESLDAGHGVLLAPNHSRVSDPLVLGFLAREVDCNLYSMASWHLFNQGWLKAWAIHIMGGFSVYREGTDRKSIATAIDVMVEADRPLVLFPEGSTTRTNDHLHSLLDGVAFIARSAAKRREKEGRGATVIHPIGIKYHFQGDIEATLKPVLHELEFRLGWRTLEELPLLERIERIGEGLFCLEEIRYFGHPRNPVEMKARTRELIDQILHPLEREWLQEPGEGNVLPRIKALRSRMLPDMIAGKVSAEERARRWMQLEDIYVAQQISCYVANYVRDYPSIDRLLETVERYEEDLKDVTTHHGMLHVVIEVDHPIAVGTERRPKAEEDPLMVELRKRLQTMLTSLGQESKLYTPA from the coding sequence ATGCAGAACATCATCATCGAGAAGCCCTACCAGTTTGTGCCTCCCCATCGGGGCACCTGGTGGCCTGCTATCATTCAGCGATTCAACCTTTACGGAATCTACCTTCGCAAATACGAAGGAGTAGCTTCGTACGAGGTTCGCTATCCAGAGCGTTTGAAGGAATCGCTCGATGCGGGGCATGGGGTTTTGCTGGCTCCTAATCATTCCCGCGTGTCCGATCCGCTGGTGCTCGGTTTTCTGGCGCGCGAAGTCGATTGCAACCTTTACTCGATGGCCAGTTGGCATCTTTTCAACCAAGGTTGGCTGAAGGCTTGGGCGATCCATATCATGGGTGGCTTCAGCGTTTATCGGGAAGGGACCGATCGAAAGTCGATCGCCACGGCCATCGATGTGATGGTCGAAGCCGATCGCCCACTGGTTCTTTTTCCGGAAGGCTCGACCACCCGCACGAACGATCACCTGCACTCGCTTCTGGACGGAGTTGCATTCATCGCTCGGTCGGCCGCCAAGCGTCGCGAGAAGGAAGGGCGCGGGGCAACCGTTATCCATCCCATCGGCATCAAGTATCATTTTCAGGGTGATATTGAAGCGACGCTGAAACCTGTGCTTCACGAACTCGAGTTTCGCCTGGGTTGGCGGACTCTGGAAGAGCTTCCGTTGCTGGAGCGGATTGAACGCATTGGCGAGGGGCTCTTTTGCCTGGAAGAGATTCGCTACTTCGGGCATCCTCGCAATCCGGTCGAAATGAAAGCCCGGACCCGCGAACTGATCGATCAAATCCTGCACCCTCTCGAACGCGAGTGGCTACAGGAGCCGGGCGAAGGCAATGTGTTGCCGCGCATCAAAGCACTACGCTCGCGAATGCTGCCGGACATGATCGCAGGTAAAGTCTCTGCGGAAGAACGTGCCCGCCGCTGGATGCAGTTGGAAGATATTTACGTTGCCCAGCAGATCTCGTGCTACGTCGCCAACTACGTTCGCGATTACCCCAGCATCGACCGCCTTTTGGAAACGGTCGAACGTTACGAGGAAGACCTGAAAGATGTCACCACTCACCATGGCATGCTGCACGTCGTGATCGAGGTCGATCACCCGATTGCGGTGGGTACCGAACGTCGGCCCAAAGCAGAAGAAGACCCCCTGATGGTCGAACTCCGTAAGCGGCTTCAAACGATGCTCACAAGCCTTGGTCAAGAATCGAAGCTGTACACTCCCGCATAA
- a CDS encoding HD domain-containing protein: MIQTMPLSELQHGQHADFFAQLFKKERGLTRQGRPYYSLEFRDARRNVAAVIWEGSPHELPCRDQWTVGRFYKIRGRFSETTLGGKIEISMLREVGDDDHEAGFDPLLCQPVSADDPQELFDELLNVIDQEITIPDLHQLVTTIYQTHRERLAGMPGAMRHHHAYAGGFLEHVYSVTRNVLYLLNTYRGLHASLRDTLTRELAIAGALLHDIGKLWELDEEVANTAYTIPGELIGHILLGRDLVRDTARELEVDGPWLVRLEHLVVSHQGGPDHGSPKSPMTWEANLVYWADQLDGNMFRLAAAMEQEGDQGSFLPRRNPFGRRVFRGELPAEPETSA; encoded by the coding sequence ATGATTCAGACGATGCCACTGTCGGAACTTCAGCATGGACAACATGCCGACTTCTTCGCTCAGTTGTTCAAGAAGGAACGTGGTCTTACCCGGCAGGGTCGCCCTTACTATTCGCTCGAATTTCGGGATGCCCGCCGCAACGTAGCGGCCGTGATCTGGGAAGGATCGCCACACGAACTTCCCTGCCGCGACCAATGGACCGTGGGTCGTTTCTACAAAATTCGTGGCCGCTTCAGCGAAACGACCCTCGGCGGCAAGATCGAGATCTCGATGCTTCGCGAAGTCGGTGATGATGACCATGAAGCAGGCTTCGATCCCCTCCTCTGCCAGCCCGTTTCCGCCGACGACCCACAAGAGTTGTTTGACGAACTGCTGAACGTCATCGATCAGGAAATCACAATCCCGGATCTCCATCAGCTTGTGACGACCATTTATCAAACGCATCGAGAGCGGCTCGCGGGAATGCCGGGGGCCATGCGACACCATCATGCCTATGCTGGCGGGTTTCTCGAGCATGTTTACAGCGTGACGCGAAATGTTTTGTATTTGCTCAACACTTATCGTGGACTGCATGCCTCGTTGCGGGATACTTTGACGCGCGAACTGGCGATCGCCGGTGCCTTACTCCACGATATCGGCAAGCTGTGGGAACTGGACGAAGAGGTCGCCAACACGGCGTATACGATCCCTGGCGAACTGATCGGGCACATCCTGCTCGGCCGTGATCTGGTGCGCGACACGGCACGCGAATTGGAAGTCGATGGCCCTTGGCTCGTACGGCTTGAACACCTGGTCGTCAGCCATCAAGGTGGCCCTGATCATGGAAGCCCGAAATCTCCGATGACCTGGGAAGCCAACCTGGTTTATTGGGCCGATCAACTTGACGGAAACATGTTTCGGCTGGCCGCGGCGATGGAGCAGGAGGGAGACCAAGGTTCCTTTTTGCCACGAAGGAACCCTTTCGGGCGACGTGTCTTTCGGGGGGAATTGCCGGCAGAACCGGAAACATCGGCATAA
- a CDS encoding GGDEF domain-containing protein, producing the protein MFLLLILMIAANLLIGFCAAVRVRQLIQNQPAIVTIENAEIFLSELDNEPQPVSRTDGSSSTQKLPPPEEVIPYEYLAVLQAESVEANGLVEATAQVLRLEIGRYRARMIEIENKLRETWYQPTEDALHDIADEVDMVNVDWLDKQAEAAQHLDGSQGGLGSYSDVGRRLCDTLFEQTAQIETTLSNLQQLDFENNLSDTCRKLILEIGRLIDLAHDLRDKMTETIVTVLRAEKRLATIDHGMKVDALTGLYNRTGIECKLFEWWRDDIRRERALSIAIVDIDAFRRLNERLGTEVGDLIIASVGKYISELIRTNRGFEFAMRLEGQRFLLFFGDVGPRGATSAVERIRQTINGTAFEFDGEELELRLSAGVTEAKPNDSVPKLFSRAMTALRTAKKNGRNRTFIDEGSGPQPIDPPEYSVRAKVVHVAQH; encoded by the coding sequence ATGTTTCTGCTTCTCATACTGATGATCGCAGCGAATCTGTTAATCGGATTCTGCGCCGCCGTGCGCGTCCGGCAACTGATTCAAAATCAGCCGGCGATCGTCACCATCGAGAATGCCGAGATCTTCTTGAGCGAACTCGATAACGAACCGCAGCCTGTGTCACGAACGGACGGAAGCAGTTCGACGCAAAAGCTACCGCCGCCCGAAGAAGTTATTCCTTATGAATATCTGGCCGTGCTGCAAGCAGAATCGGTCGAAGCGAACGGTCTGGTTGAAGCAACCGCCCAGGTCTTGCGTCTGGAAATCGGACGTTACCGGGCCCGCATGATTGAAATTGAAAACAAGCTGCGCGAGACCTGGTATCAGCCAACCGAAGATGCCCTACACGACATCGCCGACGAAGTGGACATGGTGAATGTCGATTGGCTCGATAAGCAGGCCGAAGCGGCTCAGCATCTAGATGGATCGCAGGGAGGCCTCGGCTCTTACTCGGATGTCGGTCGCCGCTTGTGCGATACGCTGTTCGAGCAAACAGCTCAGATCGAAACGACCCTCAGCAACTTGCAGCAACTCGATTTCGAGAACAACCTTTCCGATACGTGCCGCAAGCTGATCCTGGAAATCGGACGCCTGATCGATCTGGCCCACGACCTGCGTGACAAGATGACCGAAACCATCGTCACCGTGCTTCGCGCTGAAAAGCGCCTGGCAACGATCGACCATGGCATGAAGGTCGACGCGCTGACCGGGCTCTACAACCGTACCGGCATCGAATGCAAACTGTTCGAGTGGTGGCGAGACGACATCCGCCGCGAGCGTGCCTTAAGCATCGCGATTGTCGACATCGATGCGTTCCGCCGATTGAACGAACGGCTCGGAACAGAAGTGGGCGATTTGATCATTGCCTCGGTTGGCAAGTACATTTCCGAACTAATCCGCACCAATCGCGGCTTCGAGTTCGCGATGCGACTGGAAGGCCAACGTTTCCTGTTGTTCTTTGGCGACGTCGGTCCGCGCGGGGCAACGAGTGCCGTCGAACGGATTCGCCAGACGATCAACGGTACCGCGTTCGAGTTCGATGGCGAAGAGCTAGAGCTGCGTTTGAGTGCCGGCGTGACTGAAGCCAAACCGAACGACAGCGTGCCGAAGCTTTTCAGCCGAGCGATGACCGCTCTACGAACGGCGAAGAAGAATGGCCGCAACCGCACCTTCATCGACGAAGGCAGCGGACCTCAACCAATCGATCCGCCTGAGTATTCGGTGCGCGCGAAGGTGGTTCACGTCGCTCAACACTAA
- the prmC gene encoding peptide chain release factor N(5)-glutamine methyltransferase, producing MSTAEPWTIGRLLNWTTDYLTSKGSEEARLEAQLLLCHALNCQKIQLYTRFEETVDEDNRAKFRELVKQRAAGIPVAYLLGDSEFYSMAFEVTPDVLIPRPETEHLVIETLDRIKGRSGESLRLLELGTGSGIIAVSIAKHAPRVTCLATDISGKALVVAQRNATKHKVDDRIEFAEGDLFAAVPDGEKFDFIVSNPPYVAESERAMMDAQVIAHEPHLALFAPEEGAAVLRRILEEGADYLKTGGWMLLEFSPMIAQRVAKIAEETGNYEQISIGKDLARHDRYLVARRTP from the coding sequence ATGTCGACTGCCGAACCATGGACGATTGGCCGTCTGTTAAACTGGACAACAGACTATCTCACCTCGAAAGGGAGTGAAGAGGCTCGCCTCGAAGCGCAGTTGCTCTTATGCCATGCGCTCAACTGCCAGAAGATTCAGCTCTATACCCGGTTTGAAGAAACGGTCGACGAAGACAACCGGGCCAAGTTCCGCGAACTGGTCAAGCAGCGGGCTGCCGGCATTCCGGTTGCCTACCTGTTAGGGGACAGCGAGTTTTACTCGATGGCGTTCGAGGTGACGCCTGATGTCTTGATCCCTCGTCCCGAGACCGAGCACCTCGTTATCGAGACACTCGATCGCATCAAGGGACGCTCAGGCGAATCGCTGCGTTTGTTGGAACTGGGAACCGGCAGCGGGATTATTGCCGTCTCGATTGCCAAGCACGCACCGAGGGTTACCTGCCTGGCGACTGACATCAGCGGCAAGGCCCTGGTAGTCGCCCAGCGTAACGCCACCAAGCACAAGGTTGACGATCGCATTGAGTTCGCCGAAGGAGATCTCTTTGCCGCGGTGCCGGATGGCGAGAAGTTCGATTTCATCGTCAGTAATCCGCCGTATGTCGCGGAATCGGAACGCGCGATGATGGACGCCCAGGTCATTGCTCACGAACCGCATCTGGCGCTGTTTGCACCGGAAGAGGGAGCGGCAGTGCTACGCCGGATCCTGGAAGAAGGAGCCGACTATCTGAAGACTGGCGGGTGGATGCTGCTGGAGTTCAGTCCGATGATTGCCCAGAGGGTTGCCAAGATCGCCGAAGAGACCGGCAACTACGAGCAGATTTCTATCGGGAAAGACCTGGCACGCCACGATCGCTACCTGGTCGCTCGTCGCACGCCTTAG
- the prfA gene encoding peptide chain release factor 1, producing the protein MRDILEEKLARFEFLEKQMSDPDVLSNSSMMANVAREHGSLARLAGRYRTFKNIVGEIEDAREMIDGDDAEMAELAEADLIELKAKREKVWHDLLDMTIGGEDANRDKIVLEIRGGTGGDEAALFARDLYEMYKRYAESKGWKYEIMESNPTELGGFKEAIISVAGEGVYREMQYESGGHRVQRVPETETKGRVHTSAATVAVMPEPEEVEFELNDADFTVERYAASSGPGGQHVNKTASAVRLIHQETGIIVQCCEERSQHKNFDRALRLLKTKLYDAQRAREAKERADHRKSLVGSGDRSQRIRTYNFPENRITDHRINLTLYKLDQVMAGQLQPVIDALIDHDREELRGSMGDLD; encoded by the coding sequence ATGCGCGACATCTTGGAAGAAAAGCTCGCTCGGTTCGAGTTCCTCGAAAAGCAGATGAGCGACCCCGACGTGTTGTCTAATTCGTCGATGATGGCCAACGTGGCACGCGAACATGGTTCGTTGGCACGTCTTGCCGGTCGCTATCGCACGTTCAAGAACATCGTGGGCGAAATCGAAGACGCGCGCGAGATGATCGACGGCGACGACGCCGAGATGGCCGAACTGGCCGAAGCCGACCTGATCGAATTGAAGGCGAAGCGTGAGAAAGTCTGGCACGACTTGCTGGACATGACCATCGGTGGCGAAGACGCCAACCGCGACAAGATCGTGCTCGAAATTCGTGGTGGTACAGGTGGCGACGAAGCTGCTTTGTTTGCTCGCGACTTGTACGAAATGTACAAACGCTACGCGGAAAGCAAAGGCTGGAAGTACGAGATCATGGAATCGAATCCGACCGAACTGGGCGGGTTCAAGGAAGCGATCATCTCGGTTGCTGGCGAAGGCGTTTACCGGGAAATGCAGTACGAAAGTGGCGGTCACCGCGTGCAACGTGTTCCGGAGACGGAAACCAAGGGCCGCGTTCACACTTCGGCTGCCACCGTCGCTGTGATGCCGGAACCAGAAGAAGTCGAATTCGAGCTGAACGACGCCGACTTCACCGTCGAGCGTTACGCAGCCAGTAGCGGTCCTGGCGGTCAGCACGTCAACAAGACGGCATCGGCCGTCCGTCTGATCCATCAAGAGACCGGCATCATCGTGCAGTGCTGTGAAGAACGTAGCCAGCACAAGAACTTCGATCGTGCTTTGCGTCTGCTCAAGACCAAGTTGTACGATGCCCAGCGCGCACGAGAAGCGAAAGAGCGTGCGGACCATCGCAAGAGTTTGGTCGGTTCTGGCGACCGTAGCCAGCGCATCCGCACCTATAATTTTCCTGAAAATCGCATCACCGACCATCGCATCAACCTGACGCTGTACAAGCTCGATCAAGTGATGGCTGGTCAGTTGCAACCGGTGATCGACGCTTTGATCGATCACGACCGCGAAGAACTGCGTGGCTCGATGGGAGACCTCGACTAA
- the rpmE gene encoding 50S ribosomal protein L31, with protein MKEKIHPKYQEAVIKCGCGNSFTTRSTRKEIVVDVCNVCHPFYSGKERFVDSGGRIEKFKNKFAGNYASLAKKKKK; from the coding sequence ATGAAAGAAAAAATCCACCCCAAATATCAGGAAGCCGTGATTAAGTGCGGCTGTGGCAACTCGTTCACCACGCGAAGTACCCGCAAGGAAATCGTGGTCGACGTTTGCAATGTTTGCCATCCGTTCTACTCCGGCAAGGAACGTTTCGTCGACTCGGGTGGTCGTATCGAAAAGTTCAAGAACAAGTTTGCCGGCAATTACGCCAGCTTGGCAAAGAAAAAGAAGAAGTAG
- the ubiE gene encoding bifunctional demethylmenaquinone methyltransferase/2-methoxy-6-polyprenyl-1,4-benzoquinol methylase UbiE, giving the protein MFSEIAGNYDRMNHLLSMNIDKYWRWRTVKIVPPTGDSPILDCCTGTGDLALAYWKAAGGKVQIEATDFCPEMLEVGEMKKEKLGINGQVRFQEADTQQLPFENDTFQIVSVAFGLRNVADTDAGLQEMTRVCRPGGKVAVLEFSQPRWQPFRGVYQFYFKNILPRVGQALAQNKQDAYKYLPDSVGEFPHGEALAVKMRSAGLKDVFFKPFTFGVATLYVGTK; this is encoded by the coding sequence ATGTTCTCGGAGATTGCGGGCAACTACGACCGCATGAACCACCTGCTTTCGATGAACATCGATAAGTACTGGCGCTGGCGAACCGTGAAGATCGTCCCGCCGACCGGCGATAGCCCCATTCTGGATTGCTGCACCGGGACCGGCGACCTGGCACTGGCCTATTGGAAAGCCGCTGGCGGCAAGGTTCAAATCGAAGCCACCGACTTCTGCCCCGAGATGCTGGAAGTGGGCGAGATGAAGAAAGAGAAACTTGGCATCAACGGCCAGGTTCGTTTCCAGGAAGCCGATACTCAGCAGCTTCCTTTCGAGAACGATACCTTCCAGATCGTGTCGGTCGCCTTCGGTCTGCGAAATGTGGCCGACACCGATGCCGGGCTCCAAGAGATGACACGCGTCTGCCGCCCTGGCGGAAAGGTCGCGGTGCTCGAGTTCTCGCAGCCGCGTTGGCAGCCGTTCCGAGGTGTATACCAGTTCTACTTTAAGAACATCTTGCCACGCGTCGGCCAGGCATTGGCTCAGAACAAGCAAGACGCCTACAAGTATCTGCCTGACAGCGTGGGCGAATTTCCGCATGGCGAAGCACTCGCCGTGAAGATGCGTTCGGCCGGGCTGAAAGATGTGTTCTTCAAGCCTTTCACCTTCGGCGTGGCCACACTTTACGTGGGGACAAAATGA